Within Streptomyces roseirectus, the genomic segment GGCACTCGCCGCGCACCCCGGCGCGACCCCGGAACACTTCGCCTCCTTCGCGCACATCAGCTCCGGCGGGGCCCCCGTGCCGCCGGCCCTCGTCGAGAAGTTCCGGGCGGGCTTCGGGCCGTACATCCGCAACGGGTACGGGCTCACCGAGTGCACCGCCCCCGCCGCCTCCGTGCCGCCCCAGCACGAGGCGCCCGTCGACCCCGCCTCGGGCACCCTCGCGGTCGGCCTGCCGGGCCCCGACACCGTCGTCCGCGTCCTCGACGACACGGGCGCCGAGGTGCCCTTCGGGGAGCACGGCGAGATCGTCGTGCGCGGGCCCCAGGTCGTCCCCGGCTACTGGCGGCGGCCCGAGGCGACCGCCGAGACCTTCCCGGACGGCGAACTGCGCACCGGGGACATCGGGTTCATGGACGAACAGGGCTGGCTGTACGTCGTCGACCGCAAGAAGGACATGATCAACGCGTCCGGGTTCAAGGTGTGGCCGCGCGAGGTCGAGGACGTGCTCTACACGCACCCCGCGGTCCGCGAGGCGGCCGTCGTCGGGGTGCCCGACGGGTACCGCGGGGAGACCGTACGGGCCTACATCAGCCTCCGTCCGGACGCCGACGCGACCCCCGCCGACCTCGCCGCGTACTGCAAGGAGAGACTGGCCGCCTACAAGTACCCCCGGCAGGTGGAGATCCTGCCCGACCTGCCCAAGACGGCAAGTGGGAAGATCCTCCGTCGGGAACTGCGTTCCCGCAGCACAGACAGCGACTGACTTCCAGGAAAGGCAGGTGGCGGCAGTGCCCAGGACGACGGACGGCGACGGTACCCCCGTCCCCCAGCGGCTCCTCGCCGCCGCCACCCGGCTCTTCGCCGAGCAGGGCTACGACCGGACCTCCGTCCAGGAGATCGTCGAAGCGGCCGGCGTCACCAAAGGCGCCCTCTACCACTACTTCGGCTCCAAGGACGACCTCCTCCACGAGGTGTACGCGCGCGTGCTGCGCCTCCAGCAGGAACGCCTCGACGCCTTCGCGAACGCCGACCGGCCCATCGAGGAACGCCTGCGCGCGGCGGCGGCCGACGTCGTCGTCACGACCATCGACAACCTGGACGACGCCGCGATCTTCTTCCGCTCGATGCACCACCTGAGCCCCGAGAAGTACAAGCAGGTCCGCGCGGAACGCCGCACCTACCACGAGCGGTTCCGCGCGCTGGTGGAGGAGGGCCAGCAGGCGGGCGTCTTCTCGAAGGCGACCCCGGCCGACCTCGTCGTCGACTACCACTTCGGCTCGGTCCACCACCTGCCGACCTGGTACCGCACGGACGGCACCCTGACCCCCCAGGAGGTCGCGGAACACCTGGCGGACCTGCTGCTGAGGGCGCTGCGGCCGTAGCCGCACAGGGCATGTGACGCAGGACGTGTAAGGGGCGGTCGCCATGGACGACCGCCCCTTACACACGCGCTCTCGCCTACGCGCCTACGCGTACTTGCGCAGCTCCCGTCGCGCCAGCGACCGCTGGTGCACCTCGTCCGGCCCGTCCGCGATCATCAGCGTGCGCGCGCCCGCGTACAGCTCGGCCAGCAGGAAGTCCTGGCTGAGACCGCCGGCCCCGTGCAGCTGGATCGCCCGGTCGATGATGTCGACGACCGCGCGCGGGGTGGCGATCTTGATCGCCTGGATCTCCGTGTGGGCGCCCCGGTTGCCGACGGTGTCCATCATCCAGGCGGTCTTGAGGACCAGCAGCCGCAACTGCTCGACCGTCACGCGCGCGTCGGCGATCCAGTTGTGCACGACGCCCTGCTGGGCCAGCGCCTTCCCGAACGCCTCCCGGGACACGGCCCGCCGGCACATCAGCTCGATCGCCCGCTCGGCCATCCCGATGAGCCGCATGCAGTGGTGGATCCGGCCGGGCCCGAGCCGCGCCTGCGCGATCGCGAACCCGCCGCCCTCCTCGCCGATCAGGTTCGTGACCGGCACGCGCGCGTCGTCGAAGACGACCTCGGCGTGCCCCCCGTGGTAGTGGTCCTCGTACCCGAACACCTTCATGGCCCGCTTGACCGTGACACCCGGCGTGTCACGCGGCACGAGGATCATCGACTGCTGACGGCGTATGTCGGGTCCGTCGGGGTCGGTCTTGCCCATGACGATGAAGATCTTGCAGTCGGGGTTCATGGCCCCGGAGATGTACCACTTGCGCCCGGTGACGACGTACTCGTCCCCGTCCCGCCGGATGAACGTCGTGATGTTGGTGGCGTCGGAGGAGGCCACCTCGGGCTCGGTCATCGCGAACGCGGACCGGATCTCCCCGGCGAGCAGCGGCTCCAGCCACTGCTTGCGCTGCGCGTCGTCCCCGAACTGCGCCAGCACCTCCATGTTCCCGGTGTCCGGTGCGGAGCAGTTCAGCACGGTCGGCGCGAGCTGCGGTGAGCGCCCGGTGATCTCGGCGAGCGGCGCGTACTGGAGGTTGGTGAGACCGGCCCCGTACTCCTCGTCGGGCAGGAAGAGGTTCCACAGGCCCTGGCGGCGCGCCTCGGCCTTCAGCTCCTCCACGACCGCCGGGGTGTCCCACGGGGACGCCAGGGCGGCACGCTGCTCCTCGGCCAGGGCCTCGGCGGGGTAGACATGCTCGTCCATGAAGGCGAGCAGCCGCCCGCGCAGCTCCTCGGTGCGCGCGTCGTACGCGAAGTCCATCCCGGTCAGCCTTCCTGGAGAGTGGTCAGTCCGTGCTCGACGAAGACGGGGACGAGCTCGCCGATCCGGTCGAAGCCCCGCCCGACCGTCTGGCCGAGGGTGTAGCGGTAGTGGATGCCTTCGAGGATCACGGCGAGCTTGAACCAGGCGAACGCCGTGTACCAGGACACGTCCGAGACGTCCCGCCCGGAGCGCGCGGCGTACCGCTCGACCAGCTCGGCGGGGGAGGGGTGCCCGGGGGCCTCGGCGGTCGTCGAGACGGGGGAGTCGGCCATCTCCAGGGGCACGCTGTACATCACCAGGAGACCCAGGTCGGTCAGCGGATCGCCGAGCGTGGACATCTCCCAGTCGAGCACGGCGTTGATCCGGTCGTCGGGGCCGATCAGCACGTTGTCCAGCCGGTAGTCCCCGTGCACGACCGTCGCCGCGGGCGACACCGGCAGGCTGCGCCCCAGCGCCGAGTGCAGCTCGTCGATCCCGGCCAGCTCCCGGTTGCGGGACGCGTCGAGCTGCTTGCCCCAGCGCCGCAGCTGCCGGTCGAGGAAGCCCGCCGGACGGCCGAAGTCGCCGAGGCCGACCCCCTCAGGGGCGACGCCGTGCAGCTCGACGAGCGTGTCCACGAGCGACAGCACCGCGCCCCGCGTCCGCTCGGGCCCGAGCGGGGCCAGCTCCCCGGCGGTCCGGTACGGCGTCCCCTCGACGAACTCCATGACGTAGAACGGCGCCCCCAGCACCTCCTCGTCCTCGCACAGCAGCACCGGACCGGGCACCGGCACGGACGTCTCGCGGTGCAGCGCGCTGATCACCCGGTGCTCGCGCCGCATGTCGTGCGCGGTCGCCAGCACGTGCCCCAGCGGGGGCCGGCGCACGACCCACTTCGCCGCCCCGTCCGAGACGGTGTACGTCAGGTTCGAGCGCCCGCCCTCGATCAGCCGTCCGCTGAGCGGTCCCGTGACCAGTCCGGGCAGCTCGCGCTCCAGCAGGGCGCGCAGCCGGTCGAGATCGAGCCCGGGTGGATGATCGGTGCTCATACGGCGCTCCAGATTCCGTGCGGCGATGGACGTGGATCACATGATGCCGACCGGTCGGTATGTCGTCCAGTACGGGAGCCCCACGTGATCGGGGCCACCCTAGGGGTACGGCTCCCCGCGAGGTGTCGCGGGGAGCCGTGAGGAGCGATTTCCGGACGTGCGTCAGTGGTCGTCGTAGTGGCCGTCGTGCTCGGCGTGACGGTGGCCGTCGTGCAGGTAGTCCACGTGGTCGCCGTGCTGTACGCGCGCGTGGCCGCAGCCCTCGTCGTGACGGTGCTCGTGACCGGAGTGCGTCACGTGGCCGGCCGGCTCGCACTCGTCCCAGTGGCCCTCGTGCGAGCGGTGCAGGTGGCCGTCGTGCGCGTAGTCGACGTGGTCACCGTGGTCGACCTCGGTGTGGCCGCAGTCGGGCCCGTGCGCGTGGGGGTGGGTCGGGTGTTCCTGGTGCAGAACGCTCATGGTGCTCACCTTCGGAAGGTGTGGGGAAAACGTGGGGGAACTGCTCCCCTCAGGCTCCCACGTAAACGGCCCATATGGCGTATATAGGGGCACTCCGGTTGCGTGGCGCCGCCCCTGCCCGGAGGGTCGTGGACATGAAGGCCATCAGCTACCGCCGGTACGGCGGACCCGAGGTGTTCGAGTACGGCGAGGTGCGCGACCCCAAGGTCGGCCCCGACTCGGTGCTGGTCAAAGTCCGCGCCGCCGCGGTCAACCCCGTCGACTGGAAGGCGCGCGAGGGCTATCTCGACGGCATCATCGACCCGGTGTTCCCCGTCGTCCCCGGCTGGGACGTCTCCGGCGTCGTCGTCCAGCCCGGAGTCTCCGTCACGGAGTTCGCCGTCGGCGACGAGGTCATCGGGTACGTCCGTGAGGACTTCCTCTCCCGGGGCACCTTCGCCGAGTACGTCGCCGCGCCCGTGCGCACCCTCGCCCGCAAGCCCCGCAATCTCTCCTTCGAGGAAGCCGCGGGGCTCCCTCTGGCGGGCCTCACGGCCTACCAGAGCCTTTACCACGTCCTGCGCGTCAAACGGGGCGAGACCGTCCTCGTGCACGCCGCAGCGGGCGGCGTGGGCTCTCTCGCCGTCCAGCTCGCCCACCACCTCGGCTGCCGCGTCCTCGGCACCGCGAGCGAGGCCAACCACGACTTCGTCCGCTCCCTCGGGGGCGAACCCCTCACCTACGGCGACGGCCTCGCCGACCGCGTCCGCGGCCTCGCCCCCGAAGGCGTCGACGCGGCCCTCGACACCGTCGGCGGCGACGCCCTCAAGGCGTCCGCCGCGGTCCTCACGCCCGACGGGCGCCTCGCCTCCATCGCCGACGGCGACGTCCTCGCCTACGGCGGCCACTACTTCTGGGTCCGCCCCGACCCCCGCGACCTCACCCACCTCACCGAACTCGCCGAGCAGGGCGCGCTCTCGGTCCATCTCGCCGAGACGTTTCCTCTGGAGCGGGCGGCGGAGGCGTACCGCCTGAACCAGACGGGGCGGACTCGGGGGAAGATCGTGGTGACGGTGGACTGGGAGGAGGAGGGGGAAGTGGGAGAGACGGGGGATTAGGGGGGCGGGGGGAGGGTGGGTGGTTGGGCGGTCGATTCGCGAGAGGCCGGGCGGGGGCTGGGCGGTTGGTTTGTGGGACGGCGGGCGGCGGGTGGGTGGTTGTTTGTGGGACGCCGGGCGGGCGGGCCGACGCCGGCTGCTTGCTGCGGGTGGTCCTGGTGCGCGTGCGGGTGGCGTGCCGTCGAGTGGTGGAGAGCCGTTCGGAGCGTGCTGCGATCGCCTGCTCGGCCGAGGCCCGCGCTGCTGTGTGAGCCGGTCGGCGCGGCGGGGCTGGTTAGCGCGGCGGGCGGGACTCGGCGGTGACCTGCGAAGCAGCGACAGCTGAGCGGCTGCGCCACTTGGCGGACGCTTGATGGGACGCCATCCGCGTGCGCGAAGGGGGGAGGGTGGTCGGAGGGGCTGCTGCGGGGCAGGGCTCCTCGCGCGCGTACGTACGCGTGGTGCGGTGCGGGGTCGTGCGGTGACGTGGCGTGGCGAAGGCGCCGGGGTAGCCGTTAGCGGCCTCGCTGTGCCTCGCACGTGCGTGCGCGTAGGGCGGTGCGAACCCGGCAAGGTCCTCGTCCGCCTGCACAGCTCGCACGCGGGGGTGGTGTCTCGCCGGGTGGCTCGACGACGGTCGCCGCCGTGACTGCGCGAGCCGTGGCGCTGCCCGGCCTGCCGTCCGGGGCCGGATGCTCCTCGCGCGCTGGGTGACTTGCGTGTCGGTGCGGCGGTGTAGTGCTTGCCCTCGGGGCCCGCCCGCTCGCGCGCGGGGCCGCCGTCTCCGGTGGAGCACTCCTCAGCGTCCGCCCGGGGCCCTCTCGCCGCTGGCCTCCCCCTCGAACCACCAGAGCCCGCGCGGGGAACCCCCTCCGAGAGAGTCGGCGTTCCGCGCGGAAGGGGCATGGTGCCCCGCGAGTGAGCCCCCGTGCACCCACCCAGCCCTCACACCACCACCAACGCCGCCGCGCACACCGCCGTCGCCGCCGTGCACAGCACCGCCGCTGTCGCGAGGCGGGGGGCGAGGACGGGTGGGTGGGGGGTGGAGGTGAGGGTGCGGATGCGGATGTGGGCGAGGGAGAGGAACGCCAGCCAGAGGGCGAAACAGAGGGCGCAGATGAGGACGCCGGGGAGCGAGGGGCCGTCGTGGAGGGCGGTCTTCATGGCCAGGACGGCGGACACCGTGCCCGCCAGCGTCGTCCGGCGCCACGCGAGCCGCGTGCGCTCGGGCTGGAGCCCGGGATCACGGACGTCGGGGTCGGCAACCGGAACGCGCGCCCCGCCGACGTCGTCCCCGTCCCTCACTTGTTCCACCCCAGCACCACCGCCACGACCATCGCGACGGCGACGACGGCGACGACGAGACTGAGCACCGCGGGGAACCGGGACGCCGGCAGATCCTCCCCGCGCCGCATCGCCCGCTCGCACCGCACCCAGTGGTTCAACGCCCGCACCGCGCACAGCACCCCGGCGACCAACAGGGCCAGCGCGAGCCCGACGCGCCACCCCCAGCGCAGGTCGGGAAGGAACTGGTCGACCGCGAACCCGCCGCCGACCAGCGCCATCGCCGTACGGAGCCAGGCG encodes:
- a CDS encoding TetR/AcrR family transcriptional regulator, translated to MPRTTDGDGTPVPQRLLAAATRLFAEQGYDRTSVQEIVEAAGVTKGALYHYFGSKDDLLHEVYARVLRLQQERLDAFANADRPIEERLRAAAADVVVTTIDNLDDAAIFFRSMHHLSPEKYKQVRAERRTYHERFRALVEEGQQAGVFSKATPADLVVDYHFGSVHHLPTWYRTDGTLTPQEVAEHLADLLLRALRP
- a CDS encoding acyl-CoA dehydrogenase family protein, whose amino-acid sequence is MDFAYDARTEELRGRLLAFMDEHVYPAEALAEEQRAALASPWDTPAVVEELKAEARRQGLWNLFLPDEEYGAGLTNLQYAPLAEITGRSPQLAPTVLNCSAPDTGNMEVLAQFGDDAQRKQWLEPLLAGEIRSAFAMTEPEVASSDATNITTFIRRDGDEYVVTGRKWYISGAMNPDCKIFIVMGKTDPDGPDIRRQQSMILVPRDTPGVTVKRAMKVFGYEDHYHGGHAEVVFDDARVPVTNLIGEEGGGFAIAQARLGPGRIHHCMRLIGMAERAIELMCRRAVSREAFGKALAQQGVVHNWIADARVTVEQLRLLVLKTAWMMDTVGNRGAHTEIQAIKIATPRAVVDIIDRAIQLHGAGGLSQDFLLAELYAGARTLMIADGPDEVHQRSLARRELRKYA
- a CDS encoding phosphotransferase family protein, with translation MSTDHPPGLDLDRLRALLERELPGLVTGPLSGRLIEGGRSNLTYTVSDGAAKWVVRRPPLGHVLATAHDMRREHRVISALHRETSVPVPGPVLLCEDEEVLGAPFYVMEFVEGTPYRTAGELAPLGPERTRGAVLSLVDTLVELHGVAPEGVGLGDFGRPAGFLDRQLRRWGKQLDASRNRELAGIDELHSALGRSLPVSPAATVVHGDYRLDNVLIGPDDRINAVLDWEMSTLGDPLTDLGLLVMYSVPLEMADSPVSTTAEAPGHPSPAELVERYAARSGRDVSDVSWYTAFAWFKLAVILEGIHYRYTLGQTVGRGFDRIGELVPVFVEHGLTTLQEG
- a CDS encoding NADP-dependent oxidoreductase; translated protein: MKAISYRRYGGPEVFEYGEVRDPKVGPDSVLVKVRAAAVNPVDWKAREGYLDGIIDPVFPVVPGWDVSGVVVQPGVSVTEFAVGDEVIGYVREDFLSRGTFAEYVAAPVRTLARKPRNLSFEEAAGLPLAGLTAYQSLYHVLRVKRGETVLVHAAAGGVGSLAVQLAHHLGCRVLGTASEANHDFVRSLGGEPLTYGDGLADRVRGLAPEGVDAALDTVGGDALKASAAVLTPDGRLASIADGDVLAYGGHYFWVRPDPRDLTHLTELAEQGALSVHLAETFPLERAAEAYRLNQTGRTRGKIVVTVDWEEEGEVGETGD
- a CDS encoding DUF202 domain-containing protein → MRDGDDVGGARVPVADPDVRDPGLQPERTRLAWRRTTLAGTVSAVLAMKTALHDGPSLPGVLICALCFALWLAFLSLAHIRIRTLTSTPHPPVLAPRLATAAVLCTAATAVCAAALVVV
- a CDS encoding YidH family protein; its protein translation is MIDFVRNVRLWFAPERVREEGTTPDYRFSLANERTFLAWLRTAMALVGGGFAVDQFLPDLRWGWRVGLALALLVAGVLCAVRALNHWVRCERAMRRGEDLPASRFPAVLSLVVAVVAVAMVVAVVLGWNK